The genomic DNA ACTTGGCTGCGTGCGTCGTTGATCGCGCCCTGCATATCGCGAATGATCTGGTCGAGCACTTTCTCGGGGTCTTCGGCTTGGTCGAGCAAGGCATTGAGGTTCGCCCGAATAAGCGTGGAAAGGCGGTCGAAGATGCTCGCCACGCAATCCTCCTCGGCGGCAAGATAGGTCCGCTAGGAGCCAACGCCGCAGTGTCGCTCCCGGTTCCCGACCATTGTAGGCGATCCTGTCGCGACGCTCCGAAGCAGCCGGTCCCCCGTACGCTGCCTTGCCGGAGCCGAACTCATCGTCCCGCTAGCGAAAACCCTGCCGCGCCGCTCGCCGATGTCCCGGCGTCGCCGCGCCGGCGCAACAAGCATCGATCGTCGCAGCTCGAGATGCCGCCGACCAGCCGACAAGGCGGTCCTTCTCCTCGGCCGCGAGGCCGATACGCTCTGGCACGAGCGACACCAGCCGGCAGAAGAGGCGGATGGAGGGCTGACGACGGGATTGCCGCGCCCGCCGCTCCGGGCTCGCAATGACGGCTTCTTGACAGAGCGCCTGCCTGCTATGACGGCTTCGGGGAAGGACAGTCGCCGGTTGGCAGCACATTGTGCACGTCCGGCAAGGGCGCCGTCTCGGCTGGACGGGTCCTCGCCGGACAGCTTGGAAAGCGGTCAGCATCGGCCGAGGGCGCGGCCGGGCGAGGCGGCGTCAGGGCGCTCGCTGCTAGTGCCGGCGCGATGAGCACCGTTGCGGCGCGACGGGCTGGCGATGACAGCGGAGACGCGTTCCACGTCGTTGCCGGGGAACTCGACCATGGCGGTCTTCGGTGGTTGCTCTGGCGAGGGCGGGGCCACGCCTGCGGTGCGGCCATCCAGCGCCGGTCTACGCCTCCGCGCCGAGCAGCCGGTCGCCGCTGACCGGGCCGAGGAGAATAGCATCGACCAGCGTTCCGGCTGGCAGCGGTGTCGTGCCGGCAGGGACGATGACGAGCGCGTTCGCGCCAACCAACGAGCGCAGCCGCGAGGAGCCCTGAGGGCCCGTGGTGCGAACGACCAGCCGACCGCCCTCCCAGCGGGCAACAGCACGCTGATAATCGGGACGGTCGGGCGCGGGGCGAAGCGGCTCGCCCGCCACCGCCTCCACGAGCGCCGGCAGCACCTCCTCCTCGCCCGCGAGCCGCCGCAGCGCCGGGCGGACAAACAGCGCGAGGCAGACATAAGCGGACACCGGGTTGCCGGGCAAGCCGAAGAGCAGCGTCCGGCCGGCTGTCGCGAAGGTGAGCGGCTTGCCCGGCTTGAAGGCGATCCGGCCGAAGTGCAGCTGGCCAAGCTTGGCGAAGATCGGCTTGATCAGATCGTGCGTCCCCACGGAAACGCCGCCGCTTGTGACGACCACATCGGCACGCTCGATACCGCGCCGGATCAGCGCCTCCTGCTCTTCAGCAACATCGCGAGCGATCCCGAGAAACTCGCCTTCGAAGCCCCACTCTGCAAGTGCCGCGAGCGCTGCCGGAGCGTTGCTGTCGCGGATCGCCGGGCCGGTCGGCGTGGCATCGGCGTCGACGATCTCATCTCCGGTGGTGAGAATAGCGACGCGCGGACGGCGATGGACCACAACGTCGCGGATGCCGAGCGCGGCGAGCAGCCCGATCTCAACGGGGCCAAGGCGCGCGCCGGCGGGGATCGCTTCCTCGCCGGCGCGCATGTCCGAGCCGATCGGCCGCAGGTTGTCGCCGGGTTTCGGCAGCACTTCCGGAATGACGACCCCATCACGCAGCTCGGCCCACTCAAACATCACGACCGCGTCGGCGCCGGCGGGAAGCGGAGCGCCGGTCATGATCCGGACACATTCTCCCGGGCCGATCGGTGCGGCGCTCGTCCCAGCACGCACCTCGCCGCGGAGCCGGCGCGGCGCGACGCCGTCCTCCGCCCGGACAGCAAATCCATCCACGGTCGAGGCGATGAAGGGCGGCTGGTCTTCGGCGGCACGCACCGGCTCGGCGAGGACCCGCCCCAGCGCCTGCTGCCGCGCCACCCGCTCGGCAGGGAGCGGCGCGGCGTGGCGGAGGATGACGCGGAGCGCCTCGTCGACCGGCACCATCGGATACGGCGAGATTTCCGTGGGCATGATCGCGTCTCCTGCACTCGCAGTCTGTGCTCAGAGTATCATTGCAGAGAAGCGTTCTGGTCCAGCCGCGGAGAGCCGATGCCAGCCACCTTGCGACCGTCAGAAGTGGCGCGGGCGCTGAACATCTCGCGCTTCACTGTCTACGCGCTGATCCACCGCGGGGAGCTGCCGGCAATTCGGGTCGGGGGGCAATATCGGATCGAAGCGAGCGCGCTCGCCAAGTTCCGCGAGGCGGGCCGGCTCGGCGCTCACGCGCCGATCGCCGCGGAATTCGTGCTTCGCGGCGCGGGGGTCGTCCGAGCGCTTGCTGCTCCCGGCGATCTCCTCGCCCTCCCCACAACGACCCTCGAGGCGATGCACGGCGCGCGGGTCGGCCTTCAGCGTCACCGCTATCGCGGCGTGCTGCTTCATACGCTGCTTGTTCATCATGGCCTCGTGACCGAAGCGCCGCTTCCCGGCAAAGGAAGCAGGGGATGCAGCGATGTGGTGCGCAGCATTGTCATCGCTCGCGGTCGCGATGGGCGCGCCGCTGTGCTCAGCCTTGCGGAGATCGCGCCGGAATATGGTCGCGTGCCGGCGCTCGTCGCTTGGGAGCGCGATGGTGCTCCGCTTGGAGAGGAGGGCCCGATTCAGCTGGTTGTGCCCTCAGATGGCCTTGGCGGGCGAGGCATTCACGGGCTCGAGTCGATCGAGGTACGGACAATTGAGTGAGGGCGGGGTGCTTCACCTTGACGCCCCGCCACGTTCGGCCTGCTCGGCCCTCGCTTGTCTTGCCGCTCATTGTGCCTCAAGAGCGCTTCGTCACTCGCTCTTCTGCTTCGCTATGCGGCGCCTGTTCATCCGGCCACGCACTCCTCCCGAGCCGAGAGCACTCTCCCAAAGGGGATGGCGCGCCCGCCCTCGCGATACTGAGACGCCCCGCCGACTGCCGGCCGCGGGCGCGCCGCTGCGATCGGGAGTGCCGCGGCTGTCGCTGCACTCCGGCCTCGCAATGCAATGACAGGAAGATAGTCGCGATTTCGTTGCCGAGTAACCAGCGTACGCGGTTAGCTCCTCCTTACTATCGGGCAACAGCGAAGCTCCCAGCCGCCACCACGAGGGCGAACCGTACCCTCCCTCCCCTTCACCTCGCGCCAGTGAGGACGGTCGACGGCGGGCTCCCAGCCGCGGCCGTTACGGCCGAAGCGGGAGCGCCGAGCTAGCTTCGCTTCAGCAGCCCGATTTGGATGCTGCGCTTTGTCTTGACATACCAGTTTGGCAGCGAGCGGAAGCGGTCGGAGGGTTCGAAGAGGAGGCGCAGCGTCACGCCATTCACTTCGCGGTCGACCACATAAGAGGAAAGCGGATAGTAGAGCAGAATGCTCGGCACATCCTCGGCGAAGATCGCTTGGAACTCGGCATACGCTTTGGTGCGTTCGAGCAGGTCCGAGCTGCTGCGCGCCCTCTCGAGCAGCTCATCAACGCGACGATTGCTATAGGAGACGAAGTTGAAGCCGCCCGGCCGCGCCTGCGAACTGTGCCAGTTGCTGTAGCCATCGGGGTCGCCTCCGGGGTCGAGGCCAAACAGCACGGCATCGAACTGGCGCGGCGAAAGGAAGCGCTCTATCAGGCCGCTGTAGCCACTCGCCGACACGTCGGCGCGGATACCAACTTGCCGGAGCTGACGAGCGATCTCTTCGGCAGCGCGGATGCGCGCTGGGTCGTCGTTAGTGAGGAGAGCGAAACGGAACCGCTCCCCATTCCTCTCGCGGATGCCATCAGCGCCGGGCACCCAGCCCGCTTCGCTGAGGAGCCGCCGAGCGCGGTCGGGATCGTGCTGGAGCTTCTGGAGCGTTGTATCGGCAGCCCACGTCCCCGGAGGAACCGGCGTGTCTGCGACGATCCCCATCCCCTCAGCCGCGATTTCAACGATCCGCTGGCGATTGAGCGCGTAGCCAATCG from Dehalococcoidia bacterium includes the following:
- a CDS encoding molybdopterin molybdotransferase MoeA; translation: MPTEISPYPMVPVDEALRVILRHAAPLPAERVARQQALGRVLAEPVRAAEDQPPFIASTVDGFAVRAEDGVAPRRLRGEVRAGTSAAPIGPGECVRIMTGAPLPAGADAVVMFEWAELRDGVVIPEVLPKPGDNLRPIGSDMRAGEEAIPAGARLGPVEIGLLAALGIRDVVVHRRPRVAILTTGDEIVDADATPTGPAIRDSNAPAALAALAEWGFEGEFLGIARDVAEEQEALIRRGIERADVVVTSGGVSVGTHDLIKPIFAKLGQLHFGRIAFKPGKPLTFATAGRTLLFGLPGNPVSAYVCLALFVRPALRRLAGEEEVLPALVEAVAGEPLRPAPDRPDYQRAVARWEGGRLVVRTTGPQGSSRLRSLVGANALVIVPAGTTPLPAGTLVDAILLGPVSGDRLLGAEA
- a CDS encoding excisionase family DNA-binding protein → MPATLRPSEVARALNISRFTVYALIHRGELPAIRVGGQYRIEASALAKFREAGRLGAHAPIAAEFVLRGAGVVRALAAPGDLLALPTTTLEAMHGARVGLQRHRYRGVLLHTLLVHHGLVTEAPLPGKGSRGCSDVVRSIVIARGRDGRAAVLSLAEIAPEYGRVPALVAWERDGAPLGEEGPIQLVVPSDGLGGRGIHGLESIEVRTIE